A single window of Onychostoma macrolepis isolate SWU-2019 chromosome 16, ASM1243209v1, whole genome shotgun sequence DNA harbors:
- the uts2r3 gene encoding urotensin-2 receptor encodes MDVSGSTSFSSSPSPSYTFPLLTNLSLPSSSPSLSPSPSVASTALFCFFLSLLSLLGILGNLYTLGLLIRRRRMSRRRRSTPTCCYSCLGTSSPSFSPSSSPTSSSSSSSLHLQVLSLALADLVYLSTAPFIVYDSLASDWAFGELGCRLLLSLDLLTMHASIFTLTAMSLDRYRAVADPLAASSTPSSGLLRVALAWGFAVALSLPMMITLHLEDGENQEGKLCVPAWDEQSSKAYLSVLFCTSILGPGLAIGALYAALGRLYWVSQTQPAWVGGGNAYPPRAPRPKVLLLILGIVLTFWACFLPFWIWQLLPLYRPEVLRVVPVGTQVTINRILTGLTYGNSCVNPFFYTLLTGKRRRTSRKTISAAAPLCHKGSSEQQ; translated from the coding sequence ATGGACGTCTCTGGCTCTACTTCCTTTTCCTCTTCCCCTTCCCCTTCATACACCTTCCCCCTTCTCACTAACCTGTCCCTTCCCTCgtcctctccttctctctcccCATCCCCAAGTGTAGCCTCCACAGCTCTCTTCTGCTTTTTCCTATCTCTCCTTTCTCTGCTGGGCATTCTGGGCAACCTCTACACCCTAGGGCTTCTCATTCGCCGCCGTAGGATGTCAAGAAGGCGGCGTAGCACTCCTACCTGTTGTTACTCCTGCCTCGGCACCTCCTCCCcttctttctctccctcctcctctccCACCtcgtcctcctcctcttcttccctCCACCTGCAGGTTCTGAGTCTGGCTTTGGCAGACCTGGTGTACCTCTCCACTGCCCCCTTCATTGTGTACGACAGCCTGGCATCTGACTGGGCCTTCGGTGAACTAGGCTGTCGGCTCCTACTCAGTCTGGACTTGCTCACCATGCACGCAAGCATCTTCACCCTCACTGCTATGAGCCTGGATCGGTATCGAGCTGTGGCCGATCCGTTGGCAGCCTCATCCACACCTTCCTCTGGACTCCTGAGAGTCGCTTTGGCCTGGGGTTTTGCCGTGGCTCTCAGTTTGCCCATGATGATCACTCTGCACCTGGAAGACGGAGAGAACCAGGAAGGCAAGTTGTGCGTTCCCGCCTGGGATGAGCAGAGTTCCAAAGCCTACCTCAGTGTGCTCTTCTGCACCAGCATCCTAGGCCCAGGACTGGCCATCGGAGCTTTGTATGCAGCTTTAGGGAGACTCTACTGGGTATCTCAGACGCAACCAGCTTGGGTCGGAGGGGGCAACGCCTACCCACCCCGTGCACCTCGCCCCAAAGTCCTGCTCCTCATCCTGGGGATTGTACTGACTTTTTGGGCTTGTTTCCTTCCGTTCTGGATCTGGCAGCTTCTACCATTGTACAGGCCTGAGGTTCTGCGCGTGGTGCCGGTGGGCACGCAGGTGACCATTAATCGCATCCTCACAGGATTGACTTATGGGAACTCGTGTGTGAATCCGTTCTTCTACACGCTGCTGACAGGCAAGCGCAGGCGGACCAGCAGGAAGACGATAAGCGCGGCTGCCCCACTTTGCCACAAGGGCAGCTCTGAACAACAATAA